A window from Nitrospira sp. ND1 encodes these proteins:
- a CDS encoding ABC transporter permease: MSALTVDQRPSSTLPHVRIQPARGLLDLDLAALWQYRELIYILVWRDVTVRYKQTLLGVAWSMFQPVATMLIFTVVFSVMGKIPSDGFPYPVFLYAGLLPWFYVSQALSRGGTSLVGEAPLISKVYFPRLILPLSATIAPLVDLVLAFVAFLGLMAWFGIIPTWRILSLPLFAALAATITLAAGLWISALYVKYRDVGHILPMFIQLWMFVSPILYPVSKVPESWRALYALNPVVSVVEGFRWALIPGFQVDFMMFLPSLGVVFVVFVGGLIYFRSMERTFADVI, encoded by the coding sequence ATGTCCGCGTTGACTGTCGACCAGAGGCCATCGTCGACCTTACCGCACGTGCGTATCCAGCCTGCCCGCGGCCTATTGGATTTGGATTTGGCCGCGCTCTGGCAGTATCGCGAGCTGATTTATATTCTTGTCTGGCGTGATGTGACCGTGCGGTACAAGCAAACCCTGCTGGGAGTCGCCTGGTCGATGTTTCAGCCGGTCGCGACCATGCTCATTTTTACGGTTGTATTCAGTGTCATGGGGAAAATTCCATCCGACGGATTTCCCTACCCGGTGTTCCTCTACGCAGGCCTGCTGCCGTGGTTCTATGTGTCTCAGGCGTTGAGCAGGGGAGGAACCAGTTTAGTGGGAGAAGCCCCGCTCATCAGCAAAGTGTATTTCCCACGCCTGATTCTGCCCCTTTCGGCCACCATCGCGCCCCTGGTCGATCTGGTCTTGGCATTTGTCGCGTTTCTCGGCCTCATGGCTTGGTTTGGAATCATCCCGACCTGGCGGATTCTGTCCCTGCCGTTGTTCGCCGCGCTGGCCGCCACGATTACGCTGGCCGCCGGGCTCTGGATCTCCGCGCTGTACGTGAAGTACCGGGATGTCGGGCATATCCTACCGATGTTCATCCAGCTGTGGATGTTCGTGTCGCCCATCCTCTACCCCGTGAGCAAGGTGCCGGAGTCCTGGCGAGCGCTCTATGCGCTGAATCCGGTCGTGAGTGTGGTCGAGGGATTTCGCTGGGCACTCATTCCCGGGTTTCAGGTCGATTTTATGATGTTCTTACCAAGTCTGGGTGTGGTGTTCGTCGTCTTTGTCGGCGGACTCATCTATTTCCGTTCGATGGAACGAACGTTTGCGGACGTGATTTGA
- a CDS encoding acyltransferase, whose translation MDATSLWPAVAALLLAVGTATLLPDIGHLRATSAARYSCIDGLRGYLAFAVFLSHSSIWYFYLRSGTWDVPPSNFYTHLGQSSVTLFFMITAFLFWSKLLDGRVQPVDWSRLYLSRVFRLVPLYLLVVIGVVSIALYRAGFRLQESMASFALHMASWLTFTIPGITPVNGFAETIPLAGAVWSLPYEWLFYACLPLGSWCLRAATPTSWLLFSAAAVVTLTTVMPDVRGPVLYAFGGGIAAASLARVDAIRTRLAHRVWGLVVVACLGITMWLFPTAYTFPALMLLTGAFTIIACGNSIYGILEWPTSVLLSEMGYSLYLLHSLLLFAAYRLVLGEWASTLSAAEHWSIVLGLVPVLILLCFATFRLIEQPTMAAVPRCHAWLVAHLNSSP comes from the coding sequence ATGGATGCTACCAGCCTGTGGCCTGCTGTTGCCGCGCTCTTGCTTGCAGTGGGTACTGCCACACTTCTTCCGGACATCGGCCATCTTCGTGCCACATCGGCAGCCCGATATTCGTGTATAGATGGACTCCGGGGATATCTGGCGTTCGCGGTGTTTCTCAGCCATTCTTCCATCTGGTATTTCTATCTGCGCTCCGGCACGTGGGATGTCCCTCCGTCTAATTTTTACACGCACTTGGGACAGAGCAGCGTGACCCTCTTTTTCATGATTACCGCCTTTCTCTTTTGGTCCAAGCTACTCGATGGGCGAGTGCAACCGGTCGATTGGTCGCGACTGTACCTTTCCCGGGTATTTCGATTGGTGCCGCTGTATCTATTGGTAGTGATCGGTGTGGTGAGTATCGCGCTCTATCGTGCCGGATTTCGATTGCAGGAGTCGATGGCCTCCTTTGCGCTGCACATGGCGAGCTGGCTCACATTTACGATTCCTGGGATTACCCCTGTCAATGGTTTTGCCGAAACGATTCCCTTGGCCGGCGCCGTGTGGTCTCTGCCGTATGAATGGTTATTTTATGCATGCCTTCCCCTCGGCTCATGGTGCCTTCGCGCGGCGACGCCGACCTCATGGCTGCTGTTCAGTGCCGCGGCAGTTGTGACGCTTACGACGGTGATGCCGGACGTTCGGGGCCCTGTGTTGTATGCGTTCGGTGGAGGGATCGCGGCTGCGAGCCTGGCGCGTGTTGATGCCATACGTACGAGGCTCGCCCATCGAGTCTGGGGGTTGGTCGTGGTCGCTTGTCTTGGGATAACTATGTGGCTCTTTCCGACGGCTTATACATTTCCCGCGTTGATGCTACTGACCGGCGCGTTCACGATTATCGCCTGTGGGAACTCAATCTACGGCATTCTTGAATGGCCGACGTCTGTCCTGTTGAGCGAAATGGGGTACAGTCTGTACCTACTGCATAGCCTGTTGTTGTTTGCCGCCTATCGGTTGGTACTTGGCGAATGGGCGTCAACTCTCTCGGCCGCTGAACATTGGTCCATTGTGCTAGGCCTCGTGCCCGTTCTCATTCTGCTGTGTTTTGCCACGTTTCGCCTGATCGAACAACCGACGATGGCTGCCGTACCCCGGTGTCATGCCTGGTTGGTTGCTCACCTCAACTCAAGCCCATAG
- a CDS encoding DUF1499 domain-containing protein, producing MIRSLQPCPSSPNCVSTQASDQGHGIVPYRYQKNLAGAKETLKTIVANLPRAKLVEEDEAYLHYEFRSLLLRFVDDVEFVFDDETKTIHFRSASRTGYSDLGVNRRRMEEIRVVVEGRL from the coding sequence ATGATCAGATCACTCCAGCCCTGCCCATCCAGTCCGAATTGTGTGTCGACTCAGGCATCCGATCAAGGCCATGGAATCGTGCCGTATCGATACCAGAAAAATCTGGCAGGGGCCAAAGAGACGCTCAAAACCATTGTGGCCAATCTACCCCGTGCGAAACTCGTTGAAGAGGACGAGGCCTACCTCCATTACGAATTTAGGAGCCTGCTGCTTCGATTCGTGGACGATGTCGAATTCGTGTTTGATGATGAAACGAAGACGATCCATTTTCGGTCGGCCTCCCGAACCGGCTATAGTGATCTTGGCGTCAATCGACGGCGGATGGAGGAGATTCGAGTGGTCGTCGAAGGCAGGTTGTAG